The Thermoanaerobacterium thermosaccharolyticum DSM 571 region AAGAAATAAGCAACGTCTACGTATGTGATTTATTGAGTTTTGTAATGTCCCATGTTAAAAGCGGCAGTGCATGGATAACGATACAGACTCATGTAAATGTAGTTGCTGTTGCGCTAATGACAGAAATAAGCTGTATAATTATTTGTGAAGGGGAAAAACTTGATGAAAATGCTAAAGTAAAAGCTGATGAGGAAAATATACCCGTTATTTCATTTAGTGGTACATCATATGATGCAGCAATTAAATTGAGCGAGATGATCAAATGAAGTTTTACTACGACTTGCACATCCATTCTGCTTTATCGCCTTGTGCTGATAATGAAATGACTCCGAATAACATAGTGAATATGGCTGTGTTAAAAGGACTTGATGTGATATCAATAACTGATCACAATTCGGCAAAAAATGTGGAAGTTATTTACGAATTAAGCAAGTCTAAAGGGATAAAATTAATTCCCGGAATAGAAGTTCAGACAAAGGAAGAGGTTCATATATTATGTTATTTTTTTGATATTTTTGACTGTATAAGCTTTGGAAAAATAATTTATGACAGCTTAGAATGCATAAAAAATAACAAATCTATTTTCGGAGAACAGCTTATTATGGATGAAGATGATAACATTATTGCGGAAGAAGAAAAGCTGCTTTTAACTTCATGCGGCTTTTCTATTGACGATATTTTTAAAATGATAGATGGGAAAGGTGCTGCTGTGCCTGCCCATGTAGATCGTACTTCCTACAGCATCATATCAAATTTAGGGTTTATACCGAATATTTCCAATCTAAAGACGGTTGAAGTATCTTATGATTTTAGTATAGTAGGAAATACAAGTGAATATCAAAAAAAGTACAAGATAATTTCGTCTTCTGATGCGCACCGA contains the following coding sequences:
- a CDS encoding DRTGG domain-containing protein, which encodes MKVKDILNSEFTLVAGSGGIEKEISNVYVCDLLSFVMSHVKSGSAWITIQTHVNVVAVALMTEISCIIICEGEKLDENAKVKADEENIPVISFSGTSYDAAIKLSEMIK
- a CDS encoding PHP domain-containing protein; protein product: MKFYYDLHIHSALSPCADNEMTPNNIVNMAVLKGLDVISITDHNSAKNVEVIYELSKSKGIKLIPGIEVQTKEEVHILCYFFDIFDCISFGKIIYDSLECIKNNKSIFGEQLIMDEDDNIIAEEEKLLLTSCGFSIDDIFKMIDGKGAAVPAHVDRTSYSIISNLGFIPNISNLKTVEVSYDFSIVGNTSEYQKKYKIISSSDAHRLGDINERIHYIECNDFESIVEWLCS